Proteins encoded together in one Pelagicoccus albus window:
- a CDS encoding HTTM domain-containing protein yields MNAYLKSLNPFECRDTEMLPQLLLVCKLCFCVIVLKGYYLELEAPFLPFIAWLDVFHGSAAYTWLMRAGALGGGTMILFNIKPKVGATLLGSILLLHLLGTRLDFKNHVMLTACVFLICGLAPNSHVMRLYRWQFALLYFGAAFNKLLETDWRNGRFFQNWMENRLNSPFLSDIAHATNPTLVYAGASWATIILEFVFVYLILDKRWNRTAIWLAAGFHFSTTVFTGGSIFGFFVPGLLIAFLGFDETSLVRTTPSAAKPLFTQKQEAIKSSVSTYWLLFTLFWLIHLYAPYYFYTQTAVFTFCYLALFPYSDTVNWVRRNTRSNNDTPVLES; encoded by the coding sequence ATGAACGCCTACCTCAAATCACTCAACCCCTTCGAGTGCCGCGATACGGAGATGCTTCCCCAGCTTCTTTTGGTATGCAAACTTTGCTTCTGCGTCATCGTTTTGAAAGGCTACTACCTCGAGCTGGAAGCACCCTTTCTTCCCTTCATCGCCTGGCTAGATGTATTTCACGGCTCCGCTGCGTACACCTGGCTGATGCGTGCCGGAGCCCTGGGCGGTGGAACTATGATACTCTTTAACATCAAGCCAAAGGTCGGCGCCACTTTACTCGGGAGTATCCTTTTGCTGCACCTCCTAGGAACTCGCCTGGACTTCAAAAACCACGTCATGCTAACCGCCTGCGTATTTTTGATCTGCGGCTTAGCTCCCAACTCACATGTCATGCGACTCTACCGCTGGCAATTCGCCCTCCTCTACTTTGGAGCTGCGTTTAACAAACTACTAGAGACCGACTGGCGCAACGGCCGCTTCTTTCAAAACTGGATGGAGAACCGGCTAAATAGCCCCTTCCTATCCGACATCGCCCACGCCACAAACCCGACTCTGGTCTACGCCGGAGCCAGCTGGGCAACCATCATTCTGGAGTTTGTATTCGTTTATCTGATCCTCGACAAACGCTGGAACCGAACAGCCATATGGCTCGCCGCCGGATTCCATTTCTCTACCACCGTGTTCACTGGAGGCAGCATATTCGGCTTTTTTGTACCGGGGCTGCTCATCGCCTTTCTGGGGTTCGATGAAACGAGCCTAGTAAGAACAACGCCATCCGCAGCAAAGCCTCTCTTCACTCAAAAGCAAGAAGCGATAAAATCTTCAGTTTCCACATACTGGTTACTCTTTACGCTGTTTTGGCTCATTCACTTATACGCCCCTTATTACTTCTACACACAAACTGCTGTATTCACTTTTTGTTACCTAGCCCTGTTCCCATATTCGGATACAGTGAATTGGGTTCGAAGAAACACTCGTTCAAATAATGACACGCCTGTTCTCGAATCTTGA
- a CDS encoding peptidylprolyl isomerase, with the protein MPTASARHILVESEEQCSELKAKIEAGESFEDLAKAHSKCPSGQSGGALGEFGRGQMVPEFDAVVFSAPVNEVQGPVKTQFGYHLLEVTARNV; encoded by the coding sequence TTGCCAACGGCGAGCGCTCGCCATATTTTGGTCGAGAGCGAAGAGCAATGCAGCGAGCTGAAGGCGAAAATCGAAGCTGGTGAGTCTTTTGAAGATCTCGCGAAGGCCCACTCCAAGTGTCCATCTGGACAAAGTGGCGGAGCTCTTGGAGAGTTTGGACGAGGACAGATGGTTCCTGAATTCGACGCGGTCGTATTTTCAGCTCCGGTAAACGAAGTTCAAGGTCCCGTTAAAACGCAGTTTGGTTACCACCTTCTAGAGGTGACTGCTCGCAACGTTTAG